A region of Gracilinanus agilis isolate LMUSP501 chromosome 3, AgileGrace, whole genome shotgun sequence DNA encodes the following proteins:
- the NFRKB gene encoding nuclear factor related to kappa-B-binding protein isoform X2 yields MDALDHMLTDPLDLGPCGDGHGTRIMEDCMLGGTRVSLPEDLLEDPEIFFDVVSLSTWQEVLSDSQREHLQQFLPHFPEDNIEQQNQLILALFSGENFRFGNPLHIAQKLFRDGHFNPEVVKYRQLCFKSQYKRYLNSQQQYFHRLLKQILASRTDLLEMAKTSGPALPLRRKRPSLSCTPEERERRTQQRYLKVLREVKEECGDSTLSSDEEATLDLQEQFSFEDLSSWLPSSPARSPSPAVPLRVVPTLSTLDMKTADKLELGDNDLKMMLKKHHEKRKHQPDHPDLLTGDLTLNDIMTRVNAGRKGSLAALFDLAILKKKAKEKEEKKKKKLKLIKSEIDDLAEPLSNPEGIPPLSQAPSPLPISAIKEEPLEDLKPCLGINEISSSFFSLLLEILLMEGQASLPMLEERVLDWQSSPASTLNSWFSSAPNWAELVLPSLQYLAGDSRAVPSSFSPFVEFKEKTQQWKLIGSSQDNEKELAALFQLWLETKDQTFCKETEDSSDVTTPGPRVRTDYVVRPSTGEEKRVFQEQERFRYSQPHKAFTFRMHGFESVVGPVKGVFDKETSLNKAREHSLLRSDRPAYVTILSLVRDAAARLPNGEGTRAEICELLKDSQFLAPDVTSTQVNTVVSGALDRLHYEKDPCVKYDIGRKLWIYLHRDRSEEEFERIHQAQAAAAKARKALQQKPKPPAKVKSNNKESSVKVLNSGTSEPSQLSLSDSSMPATPVTPVTPTTPALPATPISPPPVSAVGKNAPSTGPEPAKSSPSVLLVSSPTMPQLGTLLSPTPSNQTPPNSQSTGRVVSHSGSTGLPQVRVVAQTSLPAVTQQPTNSTQTLPQMPVGPQIRVPATATQTKVIPQTVMTAVPVKTQTAPAPASGQRPGQGQAGLTVTGLTATASPAAKPATSSPGSSSSSSSTTTVIQNVPGQNIIKQVAITGQLGMKPQTGNSIPLTATNFRIQGKDVLRLPPSSITTDAKGQTVLRITPDMMATLAKSQVTTVKLTQDLFGAGSGGAGKGISATLHVTSNPVHASDAPVKANSASAPSSTPAGTTVVKVAPDLKPAEASSSAFRLMPALGVSVADQKGKAAVASTETKPAATIRIVQGLGVMPPKPGQTITVATHAKQGSSSAGGPGAVHTSTVSLPSMSAAVSKAVAVASGATGTPISIGTGATTVRQVPVSTTVVSTSQAGKLPTRITVPLSVISQPMKGKSVVTAPIIKGNLGANISGLGRNIILTTMPAGTKLITGNKPVSFLTAQQLQQLQQQGQATQVRIQTVPASHLQQGTASGSSKAVSTVVVTTAPSPKQVPEQQ; encoded by the exons ATGGATGCCCTGGATCATATGCTTACGGATCCTTTGGACCTGGGGCCGTGTGGAGATGGCCATGGCACTCGAATTATGGAGGACTGCATGCTAGGAGGGACTAGAGTTAGCCTGCCAGAGGACCTGTTGGAAGAT ccTGAGATATTCTTTGATGTAGTTAGCCTCTCAACATGGCAGGAGGTGCTGAGTGACTCTCAGCGTGAGCACCTCCAGCAGTTCTTGCCTCACTTCCCTGAAGATAACATCGAGCAGCAAAATCAGCTTATACTAGCCCTATTCAGTGGGGAAAACTTTCGTTTTGGGAACCCTTTGCACATTGCCCAGAAACTCTTCCGAG ATGGGCACTTTAACCCAGAGGTGGTGAAGTACCGGCAACTGTGCTTCAAGTCTCAATACAAGCGCTACCTCAACTCTCAGCAACAATATTTCCACCGGCTGCTAAAACAGATTCTTGCTTCACGCACT GATTTATTGGAGATGGCTAAAACAAGTGGCCCTGCCCTTCCCCTTCGGAGGAAACGGCCTTCACTGTCATGCACccctgaagaaagagaaagacgcACTCAGCAGCGCTATTTGAAAGTCCTTCGGGAAGTTAAAGAAGAATGTGGAGATAGCACTTTATCCTCTGATGAAGAAG CCACGTTGGATTTACAAGAGCAATTTTCTTTTGAAGATCTCAGCTCATGGCTTCCGAGCTCTCCAGCCCGTTCTCCTAGTCCTGCGGTGCCCCTGAGGGTGGTGCCTACCCTTTCAACCTTGGATATGAAAACTGCAG ATAAACTAGAGCTGGGGGACAACGATCTGAAGATGATGTTAAAGAAACACCATGAGAAGCGGAAACACCAACCT GATCATCCAGATCTCTTGACAGGGGATCTGACTCTCAATGACATCATGACACGAGTAAATGCTGGCAGGAAGGGCTCTCTTGCAG CTCTGtttgacttggctattctcaaaaagaaggcaaaagagaaagaggagaaaaagaagaagaaactgaaattgaTAAAATCTGAGATAGATGATCTAGCTGAACCTCTGAGCAATCCAGAGGGAATCCCGCCCCTATCCCAGGCCCCATCCCCACTGCCAATATCTGCCATCAAAGAAGA GCCTCTTGAAGATCTCAAgccctgccttggaatcaatgaaATATCTTctagtttcttctctctcttactGGAGATCTTGCTCATGGAGGGACAGGCTAGTCTTCCTATG CTGGAGGAACGAGTCCTGGATTGGCAGTCATCTCCAGCCAGTACCCTTAATAGCTGGTTCTCCTCAGCTCCTAACTGGGCAGAATTAGTGTTACCATCCCTGCAATATCTTGCTGGAGATAGCCGAG CTGTTCCTTCTAGCTTTTCTCCATTTGTTGAGTTCAAAGAGAAGACCCAGCAATGGAAACTGATTG GCTCATCTCAAGACAATGAGAAGGAATTAGCTGCCCTATTCCAACTATGGCTAGAAACCAAAGACCAAACTTTCTGTAAG GAAACTGAAGACAGTTCAGATGTCACAACACCAGGTCCCCGTGT AAGAACTGACTACGTGGTCCGGCCCAGcactggggaagagaaaagagttttTCAAGAGCAG GAACGTTTCCGTTATAGCCAACCCCACAAAGCTTTTACCTTCCGAATGCATGGTTTTGAGTCTGTGGTGGGGCCAGTCAAAGGTGTCTTTGACAAAGAGACTTCACTTAACAAGGCCCGGGAGCATTCCTTGCTGCGCTCAGACCGCCCTGCCTATGTCACCATCCTGTCTCTTG TCAGGGATGCTGCAGCCCGACTACCCAATGGAGAAGGTACACGGGCTGAAATCTGTGAATTGCTAAAAGATTCCCAATTTCTTGCACCAGATGTTACCAGCACTCAG GTGAATACAGTAGTAAGTGGTGCCTTAGACCGACTACACTATGAGAAAGACCCATGTGTAAAATATGACATTGGACGAAAGTTATGGATCTACCTTCACCGTGACCGGAGTGAGGAAGAGTTTG AACGAATTCATCAGGCCCAGGCAGCTGCAGCAAAAGCCAGAAAAGCTCTTCAGCAAAAACCTAAGCCCCCAGCCAAAGTG AAGTCCAATAATAAGGAGAGCTCTGTGAAGGTGCTTAACAGTGGTACATCAGAACCAAGTCAGCTGAGTCTTAGTGACTCCAGCATGCCAGCCACTCCTGTCACACCTGTCACCCCGACCACCCCTGCTTTGCCTGCTACTCCCATATCACCTCCACCTGTGTCAGCAGTTGGCAAGAATGCACCTAGTACAGGCCCAGAGCCAGCTAAATCTAGCCCAAG cGTCCTTCTGGTATCTTCACCAACAATGCCTCAATTGGGAACATTGCTTTCCCCAACTCCAAGCAACCAAACGCCACCAAATTCTCAGTCCACTGGCCGGGTGGTGAGCCACTCTGGCTCAACTGGACTTCCCCAGGTGCGGGTAGTAGCCCAGACCAGTCTTCCTGCTGTCACTCAACAGCCCACAAATTCAACACAGACATTGCCACAGATGCCTGTGGGCCCACAAATCCGAGTTCCAGCCACTGCTACACAGACCAAAGTCATACCACAA ACAGTGATGACAGCTGTTCCAGTGAAAACTCAAACTGCCCCAGCACCAGCATCTGGGCAGCGGCCTGGGCAAGGCCAGGCAGGACTCACAGTGACGGGTCTCACTGCCACTGCTAGCCCTGCAGCAAAACCTGCCACCAGCTCCCCTGGAAGCTCTTCATCAAGTTCCTCCACAACTACGGTTATCCAGAATGTCCCTGGCCAGAATATTATCAAACAG gtGGCAATTACTGGACAACTGGGCATGAAGCCTCAAACAGGCAATAGCATCCCACTAACAGCCACTAACTTCCGCATCCAGGGTAAGGATGTTTTGCGCCTTCCACCCTCATCCATCACGACTGATGCCAAGGGCCAGACAGTGCTACGCATAACTCCTGACATGATGGCTACCCTGGCCAAGTCCCAGGTCACCACAGTCAAACTGACCCAGGATCTCTTTGGGGCAGGAAGCGGCGGTGCAGGAAAGGGTATCTCTGCTACTTTGCATGTCACTTCCAACCCTGTACATGCATCTGATGCTCCCGTCAAGGCAAACTCGGCTAGTGCCCCTTCATCTACTCCAGCAGGCACCACTGTGGTCAAAGTAGCCCCTGATCTGAAACCTGCAGAAGCCTCAAGCTCAGCTTTCCGCTTGATGCCAGCACTTGGTGTGAGTGTGGCAGACCAAAAGGGCAAAGCTGCAGTGGCTTCAACAGAGACAAAGCCAGCTGCCACAATCCGCATTGTTCAGGGACTGGGGGTAATGCCCCCCAAGCCAGGCCAGACTATAACAGTTGCCACCCATGCCAAGCAAGGGTCCTCCTCAGCTGGTGGACCTGGAGCTGTTCATACTTCTACCGTGTCCTTGCCCAGTATGAGTGCTGCTGTGTCAAAGGCTGTGGCAGTGGCTTCTGGGGCCACAGGCACCCCTATCAGCATTGGGACGGGAGCCACCACCGTGCGACAGGTCCCTGTGAGCACCACAGTTGTATCTACTTCCCAGGCT gGTAAGCTGCCTACACGGATTACAGTGCCACTGTCAGTGATTAGCCAACCTATGAAAGGCAAGAGTGTGGTGACGGCTCCTATCATCAAGGGCAACCTTGGAGCCAA TATTAGTGGATTGGGCCGGAATATCATCCTCACTACCATGCCAGCTGGCACCAAGCTCATCACTGGCAACAAACCTGTTAGCTTCCTCACTGCTCAGCAGCTGCAGCAGCTGCAGCAACAAGGCCAGGCCACACAG GTACGCATCCAGACAGTCCCAGCTTCCCACCTCCAACAGGGAACAGCTTCTGGATCTTCCAAAGCTGTCTCCACTGTCGTCGTGACCACAGCCCCATCCCCAAAACAGGTGCCTGAACAGCAGTGA
- the NFRKB gene encoding nuclear factor related to kappa-B-binding protein isoform X1 translates to MDALDHMLTDPLDLGPCGDGHGTRIMEDCMLGGTRVSLPEDLLEDPEIFFDVVSLSTWQEVLSDSQREHLQQFLPHFPEDNIEQQNQLILALFSGENFRFGNPLHIAQKLFRDGHFNPEVVKYRQLCFKSQYKRYLNSQQQYFHRLLKQILASRTDLLEMAKTSGPALPLRRKRPSLSCTPEERERRTQQRYLKVLREVKEECGDSTLSSDEEDLSSWLPSSPARSPSPAVPLRVVPTLSTLDMKTADKLELGDNDLKMMLKKHHEKRKHQPDHPDLLTGDLTLNDIMTRVNAGRKGSLAALFDLAILKKKAKEKEEKKKKKLKLIKSEIDDLAEPLSNPEGIPPLSQAPSPLPISAIKEEPLEDLKPCLGINEISSSFFSLLLEILLMEGQASLPMLEERVLDWQSSPASTLNSWFSSAPNWAELVLPSLQYLAGDSRAVPSSFSPFVEFKEKTQQWKLIGSSQDNEKELAALFQLWLETKDQTFCKETEDSSDVTTPGPRVRTDYVVRPSTGEEKRVFQEQERFRYSQPHKAFTFRMHGFESVVGPVKGVFDKETSLNKAREHSLLRSDRPAYVTILSLVRDAAARLPNGEGTRAEICELLKDSQFLAPDVTSTQVNTVVSGALDRLHYEKDPCVKYDIGRKLWIYLHRDRSEEEFERIHQAQAAAAKARKALQQKPKPPAKVKSNNKESSVKVLNSGTSEPSQLSLSDSSMPATPVTPVTPTTPALPATPISPPPVSAVGKNAPSTGPEPAKSSPSVLLVSSPTMPQLGTLLSPTPSNQTPPNSQSTGRVVSHSGSTGLPQVRVVAQTSLPAVTQQPTNSTQTLPQMPVGPQIRVPATATQTKVIPQTVMTAVPVKTQTAPAPASGQRPGQGQAGLTVTGLTATASPAAKPATSSPGSSSSSSSTTTVIQNVPGQNIIKQVAITGQLGMKPQTGNSIPLTATNFRIQGKDVLRLPPSSITTDAKGQTVLRITPDMMATLAKSQVTTVKLTQDLFGAGSGGAGKGISATLHVTSNPVHASDAPVKANSASAPSSTPAGTTVVKVAPDLKPAEASSSAFRLMPALGVSVADQKGKAAVASTETKPAATIRIVQGLGVMPPKPGQTITVATHAKQGSSSAGGPGAVHTSTVSLPSMSAAVSKAVAVASGATGTPISIGTGATTVRQVPVSTTVVSTSQAGKLPTRITVPLSVISQPMKGKSVVTAPIIKGNLGANISGLGRNIILTTMPAGTKLITGNKPVSFLTAQQLQQLQQQGQATQVRIQTVPASHLQQGTASGSSKAVSTVVVTTAPSPKQVPEQQ, encoded by the exons ATGGATGCCCTGGATCATATGCTTACGGATCCTTTGGACCTGGGGCCGTGTGGAGATGGCCATGGCACTCGAATTATGGAGGACTGCATGCTAGGAGGGACTAGAGTTAGCCTGCCAGAGGACCTGTTGGAAGAT ccTGAGATATTCTTTGATGTAGTTAGCCTCTCAACATGGCAGGAGGTGCTGAGTGACTCTCAGCGTGAGCACCTCCAGCAGTTCTTGCCTCACTTCCCTGAAGATAACATCGAGCAGCAAAATCAGCTTATACTAGCCCTATTCAGTGGGGAAAACTTTCGTTTTGGGAACCCTTTGCACATTGCCCAGAAACTCTTCCGAG ATGGGCACTTTAACCCAGAGGTGGTGAAGTACCGGCAACTGTGCTTCAAGTCTCAATACAAGCGCTACCTCAACTCTCAGCAACAATATTTCCACCGGCTGCTAAAACAGATTCTTGCTTCACGCACT GATTTATTGGAGATGGCTAAAACAAGTGGCCCTGCCCTTCCCCTTCGGAGGAAACGGCCTTCACTGTCATGCACccctgaagaaagagaaagacgcACTCAGCAGCGCTATTTGAAAGTCCTTCGGGAAGTTAAAGAAGAATGTGGAGATAGCACTTTATCCTCTGATGAAGAAG ATCTCAGCTCATGGCTTCCGAGCTCTCCAGCCCGTTCTCCTAGTCCTGCGGTGCCCCTGAGGGTGGTGCCTACCCTTTCAACCTTGGATATGAAAACTGCAG ATAAACTAGAGCTGGGGGACAACGATCTGAAGATGATGTTAAAGAAACACCATGAGAAGCGGAAACACCAACCT GATCATCCAGATCTCTTGACAGGGGATCTGACTCTCAATGACATCATGACACGAGTAAATGCTGGCAGGAAGGGCTCTCTTGCAG CTCTGtttgacttggctattctcaaaaagaaggcaaaagagaaagaggagaaaaagaagaagaaactgaaattgaTAAAATCTGAGATAGATGATCTAGCTGAACCTCTGAGCAATCCAGAGGGAATCCCGCCCCTATCCCAGGCCCCATCCCCACTGCCAATATCTGCCATCAAAGAAGA GCCTCTTGAAGATCTCAAgccctgccttggaatcaatgaaATATCTTctagtttcttctctctcttactGGAGATCTTGCTCATGGAGGGACAGGCTAGTCTTCCTATG CTGGAGGAACGAGTCCTGGATTGGCAGTCATCTCCAGCCAGTACCCTTAATAGCTGGTTCTCCTCAGCTCCTAACTGGGCAGAATTAGTGTTACCATCCCTGCAATATCTTGCTGGAGATAGCCGAG CTGTTCCTTCTAGCTTTTCTCCATTTGTTGAGTTCAAAGAGAAGACCCAGCAATGGAAACTGATTG GCTCATCTCAAGACAATGAGAAGGAATTAGCTGCCCTATTCCAACTATGGCTAGAAACCAAAGACCAAACTTTCTGTAAG GAAACTGAAGACAGTTCAGATGTCACAACACCAGGTCCCCGTGT AAGAACTGACTACGTGGTCCGGCCCAGcactggggaagagaaaagagttttTCAAGAGCAG GAACGTTTCCGTTATAGCCAACCCCACAAAGCTTTTACCTTCCGAATGCATGGTTTTGAGTCTGTGGTGGGGCCAGTCAAAGGTGTCTTTGACAAAGAGACTTCACTTAACAAGGCCCGGGAGCATTCCTTGCTGCGCTCAGACCGCCCTGCCTATGTCACCATCCTGTCTCTTG TCAGGGATGCTGCAGCCCGACTACCCAATGGAGAAGGTACACGGGCTGAAATCTGTGAATTGCTAAAAGATTCCCAATTTCTTGCACCAGATGTTACCAGCACTCAG GTGAATACAGTAGTAAGTGGTGCCTTAGACCGACTACACTATGAGAAAGACCCATGTGTAAAATATGACATTGGACGAAAGTTATGGATCTACCTTCACCGTGACCGGAGTGAGGAAGAGTTTG AACGAATTCATCAGGCCCAGGCAGCTGCAGCAAAAGCCAGAAAAGCTCTTCAGCAAAAACCTAAGCCCCCAGCCAAAGTG AAGTCCAATAATAAGGAGAGCTCTGTGAAGGTGCTTAACAGTGGTACATCAGAACCAAGTCAGCTGAGTCTTAGTGACTCCAGCATGCCAGCCACTCCTGTCACACCTGTCACCCCGACCACCCCTGCTTTGCCTGCTACTCCCATATCACCTCCACCTGTGTCAGCAGTTGGCAAGAATGCACCTAGTACAGGCCCAGAGCCAGCTAAATCTAGCCCAAG cGTCCTTCTGGTATCTTCACCAACAATGCCTCAATTGGGAACATTGCTTTCCCCAACTCCAAGCAACCAAACGCCACCAAATTCTCAGTCCACTGGCCGGGTGGTGAGCCACTCTGGCTCAACTGGACTTCCCCAGGTGCGGGTAGTAGCCCAGACCAGTCTTCCTGCTGTCACTCAACAGCCCACAAATTCAACACAGACATTGCCACAGATGCCTGTGGGCCCACAAATCCGAGTTCCAGCCACTGCTACACAGACCAAAGTCATACCACAA ACAGTGATGACAGCTGTTCCAGTGAAAACTCAAACTGCCCCAGCACCAGCATCTGGGCAGCGGCCTGGGCAAGGCCAGGCAGGACTCACAGTGACGGGTCTCACTGCCACTGCTAGCCCTGCAGCAAAACCTGCCACCAGCTCCCCTGGAAGCTCTTCATCAAGTTCCTCCACAACTACGGTTATCCAGAATGTCCCTGGCCAGAATATTATCAAACAG gtGGCAATTACTGGACAACTGGGCATGAAGCCTCAAACAGGCAATAGCATCCCACTAACAGCCACTAACTTCCGCATCCAGGGTAAGGATGTTTTGCGCCTTCCACCCTCATCCATCACGACTGATGCCAAGGGCCAGACAGTGCTACGCATAACTCCTGACATGATGGCTACCCTGGCCAAGTCCCAGGTCACCACAGTCAAACTGACCCAGGATCTCTTTGGGGCAGGAAGCGGCGGTGCAGGAAAGGGTATCTCTGCTACTTTGCATGTCACTTCCAACCCTGTACATGCATCTGATGCTCCCGTCAAGGCAAACTCGGCTAGTGCCCCTTCATCTACTCCAGCAGGCACCACTGTGGTCAAAGTAGCCCCTGATCTGAAACCTGCAGAAGCCTCAAGCTCAGCTTTCCGCTTGATGCCAGCACTTGGTGTGAGTGTGGCAGACCAAAAGGGCAAAGCTGCAGTGGCTTCAACAGAGACAAAGCCAGCTGCCACAATCCGCATTGTTCAGGGACTGGGGGTAATGCCCCCCAAGCCAGGCCAGACTATAACAGTTGCCACCCATGCCAAGCAAGGGTCCTCCTCAGCTGGTGGACCTGGAGCTGTTCATACTTCTACCGTGTCCTTGCCCAGTATGAGTGCTGCTGTGTCAAAGGCTGTGGCAGTGGCTTCTGGGGCCACAGGCACCCCTATCAGCATTGGGACGGGAGCCACCACCGTGCGACAGGTCCCTGTGAGCACCACAGTTGTATCTACTTCCCAGGCT gGTAAGCTGCCTACACGGATTACAGTGCCACTGTCAGTGATTAGCCAACCTATGAAAGGCAAGAGTGTGGTGACGGCTCCTATCATCAAGGGCAACCTTGGAGCCAA TATTAGTGGATTGGGCCGGAATATCATCCTCACTACCATGCCAGCTGGCACCAAGCTCATCACTGGCAACAAACCTGTTAGCTTCCTCACTGCTCAGCAGCTGCAGCAGCTGCAGCAACAAGGCCAGGCCACACAG GTACGCATCCAGACAGTCCCAGCTTCCCACCTCCAACAGGGAACAGCTTCTGGATCTTCCAAAGCTGTCTCCACTGTCGTCGTGACCACAGCCCCATCCCCAAAACAGGTGCCTGAACAGCAGTGA